A portion of the Hoylesella buccalis ATCC 35310 genome contains these proteins:
- a CDS encoding sugar phosphate nucleotidyltransferase — MMQAMILAAGLGTRLKPLTDHVPKALVEVGGEPLLKQVIFKLKDAGFSRIIVNVHHFSEQIIQYLETNHYFGLDILISDETTQLLDTGGGIKAAKRLFGDTRILIHNVDILSNINLQRFYFAHKEAAATLLVSERNTNRYLLFDDDMRLVGWTNVNTGEFRSPYPNLNVAQYKKLAFAGIHTFSPQLFPWMDAFPDRFGVIDFYLSVCNQVPIIGHVESNLRLMDVGKQETLHTAEQFMHQL, encoded by the coding sequence ATGATGCAAGCAATGATTTTAGCAGCTGGATTGGGAACCCGACTCAAACCGCTGACCGACCATGTGCCAAAGGCTTTGGTGGAAGTTGGGGGAGAACCTTTGCTCAAACAGGTGATATTCAAGTTAAAAGATGCGGGTTTTAGTCGTATTATTGTCAATGTGCATCATTTCTCAGAGCAAATTATTCAATACTTAGAGACAAATCATTATTTTGGTTTAGATATCCTTATCAGCGACGAAACCACCCAGTTGCTCGATACGGGAGGTGGTATTAAGGCTGCAAAGCGCTTGTTTGGGGACACCAGAATATTGATTCATAACGTTGATATACTAAGCAATATCAACCTTCAACGCTTTTATTTCGCGCATAAGGAGGCAGCGGCAACCTTGCTGGTCAGCGAGCGTAACACCAATCGTTACTTGCTTTTTGACGACGATATGCGCTTGGTTGGTTGGACGAACGTGAACACTGGCGAGTTTCGTTCGCCCTATCCAAACTTGAATGTGGCACAGTACAAGAAGCTTGCCTTCGCTGGTATTCACACCTTTTCACCACAGTTGTTTCCATGGATGGATGCTTTTCCTGACCGTTTTGGCGTGATTGATTTCTATTTAAGCGTGTGCAATCAGGTTCCCATCATTGGACATGTAGAGTCAAACCTCAGGTTGATGGATGTTGGCAAGCAAGAAACGCTGCATACAGCTGAACAGTTTATGCATCAATTGTGA
- a CDS encoding TetR/AcrR family transcriptional regulator translates to MNRVIGQTPYRQELRERILKADMSEFFEKGIRAVKMDDIARRLSISKRTVYEIYSNKEELLLEGMKAAEQEFDEHMKNFSEQDNHHVMDILIEFYNCQAHRLSEISPLYFDEVQKYKRVQAYLENKHKKRDEDAYNFIDRGVKEGFFRPDTNYHIVVEVAREAVRFAMTSQLYKEHGLQIVFRNIILLFIRGICTLNGLKMLERIE, encoded by the coding sequence ATGAATAGAGTGATCGGTCAAACGCCTTATCGACAAGAGTTGCGTGAGCGTATATTGAAAGCAGACATGAGCGAATTTTTCGAGAAGGGCATCAGGGCGGTCAAGATGGATGACATAGCCAGGAGATTATCCATATCCAAGCGCACGGTGTACGAGATATACAGCAACAAGGAGGAACTGCTGCTGGAAGGCATGAAAGCTGCCGAGCAAGAATTTGATGAGCACATGAAGAATTTCAGTGAACAGGACAACCATCATGTCATGGATATATTGATTGAATTCTACAATTGCCAGGCCCATCGTTTGTCAGAGATTTCTCCGCTATATTTTGATGAAGTACAAAAGTACAAGCGTGTGCAAGCTTATCTTGAGAACAAGCATAAGAAACGAGATGAAGATGCGTATAACTTTATTGACAGAGGCGTAAAAGAGGGCTTCTTTAGGCCAGACACTAATTATCACATCGTTGTGGAAGTAGCGCGTGAAGCCGTACGTTTTGCCATGACCAGTCAACTGTATAAGGAACATGGCCTACAGATAGTCTTTCGTAACATCATTTTATTATTCATCCGTGGCATTTGCACGCTCAATGGATTAAAGATGCTCGAACGCATTGAATGA
- the ispE gene encoding 4-(cytidine 5'-diphospho)-2-C-methyl-D-erythritol kinase has product MITFPCAKINLGLNVVGVRPDGYHDIETVFFPIPLHDTLEITRMDEQFPSDNPCDLKITGRAVDVHEDNNLVIQAYHLLAKDFPLPRIHAHLYKEIPSQAGLGGGSSDAAFMIRLLNEQFKLNLTTADMEQYAAQLGADCAFFITAKPSFATGIGAQLVPTELPKRNLNGCYLALIKPDIAVSTKDAYAKIEVKQPAKCCRDIISQPIETWKNELMNDFEIPVFKLYPKLKHIKEQLYQQGAVYAAMSGSGSTIYGIFKKEPQGISQLFGDCFTAVLPL; this is encoded by the coding sequence ATGATTACATTTCCATGTGCCAAAATCAATTTAGGCCTTAACGTAGTAGGCGTTCGGCCAGATGGTTACCACGACATAGAAACCGTGTTCTTCCCCATTCCGTTGCACGACACGCTTGAAATAACACGCATGGACGAACAGTTTCCGTCCGATAATCCGTGCGATTTGAAGATAACAGGAAGGGCAGTCGATGTTCACGAAGATAACAATCTCGTCATCCAGGCTTACCATTTGCTGGCAAAAGACTTCCCACTACCGCGTATTCACGCTCATCTTTATAAGGAAATCCCCTCACAAGCGGGCTTAGGAGGCGGCTCGAGTGATGCTGCTTTCATGATCAGGCTGCTCAATGAGCAATTCAAACTCAATCTTACCACCGCTGACATGGAGCAATATGCGGCCCAATTGGGTGCCGATTGCGCCTTCTTCATCACCGCTAAGCCTTCGTTTGCAACGGGAATAGGTGCCCAACTCGTGCCGACTGAGTTACCAAAAAGAAATCTTAATGGGTGTTATCTCGCACTGATTAAGCCCGATATAGCCGTTTCAACCAAAGATGCTTATGCCAAAATTGAGGTGAAACAACCTGCCAAATGCTGTCGTGACATCATCAGTCAGCCCATAGAAACGTGGAAAAACGAACTGATGAATGACTTTGAAATACCCGTATTCAAGTTGTATCCGAAGTTGAAGCACATCAAAGAGCAGCTCTACCAGCAAGGAGCTGTGTATGCAGCCATGAGTGGAAGCGGCAGTACCATCTATGGTATTTTCAAAAAAGAACCACAAGGAATTAGCCAGTTGTTCGGCGATTGTTTTACAGCTGTACTTCCATTATAG
- a CDS encoding NADP-dependent malic enzyme, which yields MLKITKEAALAYHEGERPGKIEVKPTKPYRTQTDLSLAYSPGVAYPCLEIQNNENDAYKYTNKGNLVAVISNGTAVLGLGDIGAMSGKPVMEGKGLLFKIYGGIDVFDIEVNEKDPVKFCETVERIAPSFGGINLEDIKAPECFYIEERLKKNLDIPVMHDDQHGTAIISAAGLKNALEVAGKDIKKAKLVINGAGAAAISCTKLYVALGVKKENILMLDSHGVITTDRTDLNPEKAIFATNRKDVHTLEEALKDADVFVGLSRGNILSKDMIRSMASNPIVFALANPVPEISYEDALDSRPDVIMSTGRSDYPNQINNVIGFPYIFRGALDVHAKAINEEMKMAAVHAIADLAKQPIPDVVNEVYHINDLSFGPKYFIPKPIDPRLITAVSAAVAKAAVESGVARTPIKNWDKYKENLKQLLGQESKFTRTLHATAARHPQRIVFAEGGHPTMMKAAVQAKQEGICFPILLGNPDRLNRLANRLKLDLTGIKIIDMRADKEQGKRAKFAKHLSEKLERQGYTFEEAYDKMYERNYFGMSMVENGDADGFITGLYTKYSNTIKVAKEVIGIRPGYKTFATMHILDTKKGIYYISDTLINRHPDENVLYDIARLSADAVRFFNDKPVMAMISYSNFGTDTIGSPQKVHAAVEKMQQEFPDLAVDGEMQVNFAMDKKLRDDKYPFTRLKGKNVNTLIFSNMSSANGSYKLLQALNSDAEIIGPIQMGLKKPIHFTDFECSVRDIVNITAVAAIDAYVEKIKNSKK from the coding sequence ATGTTAAAAATTACCAAAGAAGCAGCTCTTGCTTACCATGAGGGGGAACGTCCCGGCAAAATTGAAGTAAAACCGACCAAACCATACAGAACACAAACAGACCTGAGCTTGGCCTATTCACCAGGCGTGGCCTATCCGTGTCTTGAGATTCAGAACAATGAAAATGACGCTTACAAATATACCAACAAGGGAAACTTGGTCGCAGTGATCTCCAACGGCACGGCAGTGCTGGGCTTGGGGGACATTGGTGCCATGAGTGGTAAGCCCGTGATGGAAGGCAAAGGCTTGCTGTTCAAGATATATGGCGGCATTGACGTATTCGACATCGAGGTAAACGAGAAAGACCCCGTGAAGTTTTGTGAGACCGTTGAAAGGATTGCACCGTCGTTTGGCGGCATCAATCTGGAAGACATCAAAGCACCGGAATGTTTCTACATAGAGGAAAGGCTGAAGAAAAATCTCGACATCCCCGTGATGCACGACGACCAACATGGCACGGCCATCATATCAGCGGCGGGTCTGAAGAACGCTTTAGAGGTTGCCGGCAAAGACATTAAGAAAGCCAAATTGGTTATCAATGGCGCAGGAGCCGCTGCCATCAGCTGTACCAAATTGTATGTAGCTTTGGGGGTAAAGAAAGAAAATATCCTGATGCTGGATTCGCACGGAGTGATTACAACAGACCGTACCGACCTGAACCCAGAAAAAGCGATATTCGCTACCAACCGGAAGGACGTACACACTTTGGAGGAAGCCCTTAAGGATGCCGACGTCTTTGTGGGTTTGTCAAGAGGCAATATTCTATCCAAAGACATGATTCGTTCGATGGCTTCCAATCCTATCGTGTTCGCATTGGCCAATCCCGTGCCTGAAATTAGCTACGAAGATGCCCTTGACAGTCGGCCAGACGTCATCATGTCGACCGGTCGCAGCGACTACCCCAATCAGATTAATAATGTTATCGGCTTCCCATACATCTTCCGTGGTGCGCTGGATGTACATGCCAAGGCTATCAATGAGGAAATGAAGATGGCCGCCGTACATGCCATAGCCGACCTGGCCAAACAACCCATTCCGGATGTGGTCAATGAAGTTTACCACATCAACGACTTGAGTTTTGGTCCCAAGTATTTCATTCCAAAGCCCATAGACCCACGCCTCATCACAGCAGTAAGTGCGGCTGTTGCCAAAGCAGCCGTAGAGAGTGGTGTGGCCAGGACACCTATCAAGAACTGGGATAAGTACAAGGAGAATTTGAAGCAGTTGCTCGGACAGGAGTCTAAGTTTACGAGAACGCTGCATGCCACAGCCGCTCGGCATCCGCAGCGCATTGTGTTCGCAGAAGGAGGCCACCCCACCATGATGAAAGCTGCCGTGCAGGCGAAGCAAGAAGGCATTTGCTTTCCTATTCTGTTGGGAAACCCTGACAGGCTTAACCGACTGGCTAACAGACTGAAACTTGACCTCACGGGAATCAAAATCATAGACATGCGCGCAGATAAGGAACAAGGAAAGCGCGCGAAGTTTGCTAAACACCTGTCAGAAAAGCTTGAACGACAAGGGTATACCTTCGAAGAAGCGTACGACAAGATGTACGAGCGCAACTATTTTGGCATGTCAATGGTTGAAAATGGTGATGCAGATGGCTTCATCACAGGACTCTACACAAAATACTCGAACACCATCAAGGTGGCCAAAGAAGTGATAGGCATTCGTCCTGGATACAAAACTTTTGCCACCATGCACATCCTTGATACCAAAAAAGGCATCTACTACATCTCTGACACCTTGATTAACAGGCACCCAGACGAGAATGTGCTGTATGACATTGCGCGCCTCAGTGCTGACGCTGTAAGATTCTTCAATGACAAGCCAGTCATGGCGATGATTAGCTATTCCAACTTTGGAACAGACACGATTGGAAGTCCACAAAAGGTTCATGCGGCCGTAGAAAAAATGCAACAAGAGTTCCCTGACTTGGCTGTAGATGGCGAAATGCAGGTTAATTTTGCCATGGACAAAAAATTACGGGACGACAAATATCCATTCACTCGCTTGAAGGGTAAGAACGTCAACACGCTGATTTTCTCAAACATGAGCAGTGCTAACGGCAGTTATAAATTGCTGCAAGCCCTCAATTCGGATGCAGAAATCATTGGTCCGATACAAATGGGATTGAAAAAACCAATCCATTTTACCGACTTTGAATGTTCTGTGCGCGACATTGTAAACATCACTGCCGTAGCTGCCATCGATGCATACGTGGAGAAAATCAAGAATTCAAAAAAATAA
- a CDS encoding phosphotransferase → MEKLIELYAQWAGEKPSTIEKLEGAGSNRVYYRFGNKSGQSVIAVIGTSRDENHAFIYLTEHFTVKQLPVPQILAVSDDELRYLQTDLGHTSLFDMLKSARDAGGRYTQKEKQLLTKTLQALPEMQVRGAVGLDFQQCYPQPEFNVESVLFDLNYFKYCFLKATGIDFHELMLEANFRMFAKDLTAEPAECFLYRDFQARNVMLDNDGNPYFIDYQGGRKGPYYYDLASFLWQASAKYPFKLRRDLVSAYYESLKQYTEVPSSRHFVERLNLFVLFRTLQVLGAYGFRGYFERKKHFIQSIPAAMQNLRELIKLGEHVFPYPYMMGILKEMTELPQFANKEERKVKRTDGFKITDNNIFKANPVDGPATFSKYDDRGELIVRVNSFSYHKGIPEDPTGNGGGYVFDCRSTHNPGRYEPYKNLTGLDEPVIRFLEDDGEILVFLDNVYQLADRHVARYIERGFTSLIFSFGCTGGQHRSVYCAQHLAEHIHDKFGIEVRINHREQKIEKTLEAK, encoded by the coding sequence TCGTGTTTATTATCGTTTCGGCAACAAATCAGGCCAATCGGTGATCGCAGTGATAGGTACCAGTCGTGATGAAAATCATGCGTTCATTTATCTCACGGAGCATTTTACGGTCAAACAGCTTCCGGTTCCTCAGATTTTGGCTGTTAGTGACGATGAACTGAGGTATCTTCAGACCGATTTGGGACATACTTCGTTGTTTGATATGCTGAAAAGTGCCCGTGATGCTGGCGGCAGATACACGCAAAAAGAAAAGCAGCTGTTGACCAAAACGCTTCAAGCATTACCCGAAATGCAAGTTAGGGGAGCCGTTGGACTCGACTTTCAGCAATGTTATCCACAACCCGAATTCAATGTAGAAAGCGTGTTGTTTGACCTGAACTACTTCAAGTATTGCTTTCTGAAAGCGACAGGAATCGATTTCCACGAGCTGATGTTAGAGGCCAACTTTCGTATGTTTGCCAAGGATTTGACGGCAGAACCAGCGGAATGTTTCCTGTATCGAGATTTTCAAGCACGCAATGTGATGCTTGACAACGATGGTAATCCCTATTTTATTGACTACCAAGGAGGCAGAAAAGGGCCATACTATTATGACTTAGCGTCTTTCCTATGGCAGGCATCAGCTAAATATCCTTTTAAATTACGTCGTGATTTGGTGTCCGCTTATTATGAGTCTTTGAAACAATATACGGAAGTTCCGTCGAGTAGACACTTCGTAGAGCGATTGAATCTCTTTGTGTTGTTTCGCACGTTACAGGTCTTGGGCGCATACGGCTTTCGTGGATATTTCGAACGGAAGAAACATTTTATTCAATCTATTCCAGCAGCCATGCAGAATCTTCGTGAGCTTATTAAGCTTGGCGAGCATGTTTTTCCCTATCCATACATGATGGGCATCCTCAAAGAGATGACGGAGTTGCCTCAATTTGCCAACAAAGAGGAGAGAAAAGTGAAGAGAACTGATGGCTTCAAGATTACGGATAACAATATATTTAAGGCCAATCCGGTGGATGGACCCGCCACTTTTTCGAAATATGATGATAGAGGTGAGCTGATTGTTCGTGTGAACAGTTTTTCTTATCACAAAGGTATTCCCGAAGATCCCACAGGAAATGGGGGCGGATATGTGTTTGATTGTCGGTCAACTCACAACCCCGGACGATACGAACCTTATAAGAATTTGACGGGTTTGGATGAGCCTGTGATTCGTTTCTTGGAAGATGATGGCGAGATACTCGTCTTCCTTGATAATGTTTACCAACTGGCCGATCGTCACGTGGCACGATACATTGAGCGGGGATTTACCAGTTTGATATTCTCATTTGGCTGCACAGGCGGACAGCACCGCAGCGTATATTGCGCGCAACATTTGGCAGAACACATTCATGATAAGTTCGGAATAGAGGTTAGAATCAACCACCGTGAACAGAAAATAGAGAAAACGTTGGAGGCAAAGTAG